From the Musa acuminata AAA Group cultivar baxijiao chromosome BXJ1-2, Cavendish_Baxijiao_AAA, whole genome shotgun sequence genome, one window contains:
- the LOC103976481 gene encoding uncharacterized protein LOC103976481 — protein MLEGKAMIQDTDMPVKMQLQAMSCASEALDLFDVLDCKSIATHIKKEFDLRYGPGWQCVVGSNFGCFFTHTKGTFIYFCLETLNFLIFKGAAA, from the exons ATGCTGGAGGGGAAGGCAATGATCCAGGACACAGACATGCCAGTGAAGATGCAGCTGCAAGCCATGTCCTGTGCTAGTGAAGCTCTCGACCTCTTTGATGTCCTTGACTGCAAAAGCATAGCTACCCACATAAAGAAG GAATTTGATCTGAGGTATGGGCCTGGATGGCAATGTGTGGTGGGTTCCAACTTCGGGTGCTTCTTCACCCACACAAAGGGCACCTTCATCTACTTCTGCCTGGAGACACTCAACTTTCTCATCTTCAAAGGAGCTGCTGCTTAG